Proteins from one Flavobacterium branchiarum genomic window:
- a CDS encoding DUF4202 domain-containing protein translates to MTTPFQKASEWIDAENAQDPNQETDNNSTYPKELLYSNRMYTRLMDFSPEASEEIQIASKAQHICRWKVARESYPMDRVGYLKWREDLKKFHAKTTALILEKSGYNTEFIARVSFLIEKKLLKKDSETQLLEDVICLVFLEYYLDPFVHKHDEEKLKNIIKKTWDKMSDKGHQEALKINYSKKNLGLIKASLDL, encoded by the coding sequence ATGACAACACCTTTTCAAAAAGCAAGCGAGTGGATTGATGCTGAAAATGCTCAAGATCCAAATCAGGAAACAGACAATAACAGCACGTATCCTAAGGAGCTATTATACTCTAACAGGATGTATACTAGATTGATGGATTTTTCCCCTGAAGCATCCGAAGAAATACAAATTGCATCTAAAGCGCAACACATATGCAGATGGAAAGTGGCACGTGAATCCTACCCAATGGATCGCGTAGGATATTTAAAATGGAGAGAAGATTTAAAAAAGTTCCACGCAAAGACAACTGCATTGATTTTAGAAAAGTCTGGTTATAATACTGAATTTATCGCTCGTGTTTCTTTTTTGATCGAGAAAAAATTACTTAAAAAAGATTCTGAAACCCAATTATTAGAAGATGTCATCTGTCTTGTTTTTTTAGAATATTACCTAGATCCTTTTGTCCACAAACACGATGAGGAAAAACTTAAAAACATCATCAAAAAAACGTGGGACAAAATGTCTGACAAAGGGCATCAAGAAGCACTAAAGATAAATTATAGCAAAAAAAATCTTGGATTAATAAAAGCCTCATTAGACCTATAA
- a CDS encoding DUF2130 domain-containing protein translates to MAEQSSIQCPNCGTIIDVNDILKHQLEDSIRKEFQQKATAQTKELELKNEQFEKAKSEFEAKKKHENELFAERLEREKKTAEKEITEKLKTKLEEENKDRLLSMEKELSEKSEKLRELNKMEGEIAKLQREKLEMKEAIEAESQKQLNATLVLERDKIRKQEEEKNELKIKEYQKQSDDQKKLIEEMKRKQEQGSMQLQGEVMELAIEEWLASNFPLDSIDEVKKGANGADCLQIVNTREVQNCGTIYYESKRTKAFQPAWIEKFKNDIRDKKANIGVLVTEVMPAGMDRMGMRDGIWICTYEEFKGLSAVLRQSLIQVSQAVQAQENKGDKMAMLYDFLTTNEFRLQIEGIVEGFTQMQSDLDSEKRAMQRIWKQREKQIEKVVNNTLGMYGSIRGIAGNAVQTVRALELDFVDDQTEELE, encoded by the coding sequence ATGGCTGAGCAATCTTCAATTCAATGTCCAAATTGCGGAACAATAATCGACGTAAATGACATTCTAAAACACCAATTAGAAGACAGTATTCGTAAAGAATTCCAGCAAAAAGCCACAGCTCAAACAAAAGAATTAGAACTCAAAAATGAGCAATTTGAAAAAGCCAAATCCGAATTTGAAGCTAAAAAGAAACACGAAAACGAACTTTTTGCTGAACGTTTAGAGCGCGAGAAAAAAACAGCTGAAAAAGAAATAACAGAGAAACTAAAAACGAAGCTCGAAGAAGAAAACAAAGACCGTTTACTTTCGATGGAAAAAGAACTTTCGGAGAAATCTGAAAAGTTACGAGAATTAAATAAAATGGAAGGTGAGATTGCTAAACTTCAACGTGAAAAGTTGGAGATGAAAGAAGCAATCGAAGCCGAATCTCAAAAACAACTCAATGCTACCTTAGTTCTAGAAAGAGATAAAATTCGAAAACAAGAAGAAGAAAAGAACGAGTTAAAAATAAAAGAATACCAAAAACAATCGGACGACCAAAAGAAACTGATCGAAGAAATGAAACGCAAGCAAGAGCAAGGTTCTATGCAACTGCAAGGCGAAGTAATGGAATTGGCTATTGAAGAATGGCTAGCTTCTAATTTCCCATTAGATAGTATTGATGAAGTTAAAAAGGGAGCCAATGGAGCCGATTGCTTACAAATAGTAAATACTCGCGAAGTACAAAATTGTGGTACTATTTATTACGAAAGTAAGCGTACTAAAGCCTTCCAACCGGCTTGGATTGAAAAATTCAAAAACGACATTAGAGACAAAAAAGCCAATATCGGGGTTCTTGTTACCGAAGTGATGCCTGCAGGAATGGATCGTATGGGAATGCGTGACGGAATATGGATATGTACTTACGAAGAATTTAAAGGATTAAGTGCCGTTTTACGTCAGTCATTAATCCAAGTAAGTCAAGCTGTACAAGCACAAGAAAACAAAGGTGATAAAATGGCCATGTTATACGATTTCTTAACTACTAACGAATTTCGTTTACAAATTGAAGGCATCGTAGAAGGATTTACACAAATGCAAAGCGATTTAGATTCAGAAAAAAGAGCCATGCAACGTATTTGGAAACAACGCGAAAAACAAATAGAAAAAGTAGTTAATAATACTTTAGGAATGTACGGTTCTATTCGCGGAATCGCAGGAAATGCAGTTCAAACGGTAAGAGCATTAGAATTAGATTTTGTCGATGACCAAACAGAAGAGTTGGAATAA
- a CDS encoding META domain-containing protein, whose amino-acid sequence MKKIFLLVAISIFSFSCSSTVKPLTQPKEENKTTMNTNKADEYDGSTFFKATGNEPFWGVKIGKETITFTSLIEGLEEISAPYVEPIKAMDANVKLYRFKTKTGSMSITIQQMDCTDTMSDDKSPYNVKVEVTNASDGSIQKMEGCGKYITDYRLHDIWVLEQLNGKKVTTADFQRELPRIEINSAENRFMGFGGCNNVNGGIFYEKDLLRFTNVISTLMACGNNNKEDDFLQALQSTTTYTIGNNRLSLSNPSGLLLVFKKVD is encoded by the coding sequence ATGAAAAAAATATTTTTATTAGTCGCCATCTCCATTTTTTCATTTAGTTGTAGTTCAACAGTGAAACCCTTAACTCAACCAAAAGAAGAAAATAAGACCACTATGAACACAAATAAAGCAGATGAATATGATGGTTCTACATTCTTTAAGGCTACGGGAAATGAGCCATTTTGGGGGGTGAAAATTGGAAAAGAAACTATTACGTTTACATCTTTAATCGAAGGATTAGAAGAAATTAGTGCTCCATACGTAGAGCCGATAAAAGCAATGGATGCAAATGTAAAGTTGTACCGTTTTAAAACTAAAACTGGAAGTATGAGTATTACTATTCAGCAAATGGATTGTACAGATACCATGTCTGATGATAAATCACCCTATAATGTTAAAGTAGAGGTTACGAATGCTAGTGATGGTAGTATCCAAAAAATGGAGGGTTGCGGAAAATATATTACAGATTATCGTTTGCATGATATCTGGGTTTTAGAGCAACTAAATGGAAAAAAAGTAACTACTGCCGATTTTCAACGTGAATTGCCAAGAATTGAAATCAATAGTGCTGAGAATAGGTTTATGGGATTTGGAGGATGTAACAATGTTAATGGTGGTATCTTTTATGAAAAAGATTTGTTGCGTTTTACAAACGTAATATCAACATTAATGGCTTGTGGGAATAACAATAAAGAAGATGACTTTTTACAAGCACTTCAGAGTACAACAACGTATACTATAGGAAATAATAGGTTGTCATTGTCAAATCCATCAGGGTTGCTTTTGGTTTTTAAAAAAGTTGATTAG
- a CDS encoding response regulator transcription factor, with protein sequence MADIIRVVLADNHVFVRDGIKSLLKNESNIDVVGEAADGLKTLEVVTDKQPDLLILDIRMPLLTGIEVIEKLREQNQLVKIIILTMYDSEECVLKSIKAGADGYLLKGSSKEEFLKALHTVLQGGKYYSGDVSSILIKQLLRNDFNNDLKQSLNDEVTITKREKETLRLLLAGKGNKEIAETLNISKRTAEVHRFNLMKKLKVKNLMELSNKATEYALIQT encoded by the coding sequence ATGGCAGATATTATTCGTGTTGTTCTTGCAGATAACCATGTATTTGTAAGAGATGGGATTAAATCATTATTAAAAAACGAATCTAATATTGATGTTGTTGGCGAAGCTGCAGATGGTTTAAAAACACTAGAAGTAGTTACTGATAAACAGCCCGATTTACTTATATTAGATATTCGAATGCCACTCCTAACCGGCATAGAGGTAATCGAAAAACTTCGAGAACAAAATCAACTTGTTAAAATAATCATACTAACCATGTATGACTCTGAAGAATGTGTTTTAAAATCTATTAAAGCAGGTGCAGATGGTTATTTATTAAAAGGTTCTAGTAAGGAAGAATTTCTAAAAGCACTACATACAGTACTTCAAGGTGGCAAATACTACAGCGGGGATGTATCTTCTATATTAATCAAACAACTTCTCCGTAATGATTTCAATAACGATTTAAAACAGTCTTTAAACGATGAAGTCACAATTACTAAAAGAGAAAAAGAAACTCTTAGATTGTTATTAGCAGGAAAAGGAAACAAAGAAATTGCAGAAACGCTAAACATTAGTAAAAGAACAGCCGAAGTTCATCGTTTTAATTTGATGAAAAAACTCAAAGTAAAAAATCTAATGGAGCTATCCAACAAAGCTACTGAATACGCTTTGATACAAACATAA